Part of the Aquimarina sp. MAR_2010_214 genome is shown below.
TATTATAGAATCTCTTTCATTGCGTAATGAAACATAACTAATCTTACTTAATAAACTTTTGGAGTTAGAATTAGTGTGATTGTATATTTTATATAAGAGTGACTCTCCTGATAGTAGTATGCTGTTGTTGAGTGTTATATTGATTTTTTCTTTTATGAAAATTTGCGTATCAACAGAAGTTTTATCAGTGTACATCTGCCCTTTTGCAGTAATGCAAAAACATATAAATATTAAAAATACGATTTCTTTACACATAATTAATCTTCCCAGAAATCGGGTTTTACATTTGATGAAATAGAAGTACATACGCTACATTCTTGTTTGATGATATGATAAAATGGATGATGAAAATATATAATCTGATAATTATAACGCCGTATACTTATTCTTATGTTAGCACGATCATTTGGTTCTAAAGAACCATCTTCATTTCTTTTCGTACCTGTTTTACGATAGTCCAATCTAAGAGGAGATTCACAATCTTCTATAAGATATGGAGGTTTTTCTACACCAAAATCAGTATAATTAAAATAAATTCTTTTTGAAGTTACTGAGGATACTTCAAAAAAACCTAAAACCTTTTCATCGGAATTTGTTACCATATTAATGTTACCCACAATATAACCAGGTTGATTTTGAGATAATAAGCTTTCGGTATTTCCTAATTCTTTAATAGTTTTGTAGAAAATATAGGCCTCAGGGCTTTGTACATATTGTTTTACCAAAATACTGTAGCGATCTCGTAACATACCACTGTTTTTATTCATAAACCGAATTGGAAAACGAAATACCTCATTTTCATTTAGATTGGAGGTGGCTATTTGTAAAATACCTTCCGATTTTACAGTCGAATAACAAACTTCTTCTGGTGTTCTAGAGGTAGTATGAACGTCATATTTTTCATCACCGTTAATTATCTCGAAATTTACTATTTCAGCAAGATAAGATGAAGGAAAAGGAGCTACTACTTTATACGTTTCTTCATATTCATATTTAAAATATTTTGTCTTTTTTGTTGGATCAGATGTGTTTACAAACACTTGAACACCTTCTTGATCATCCTTTGAGATTAACTCAGAATATAGACTGTCTATCTCAATAGTTGGAGGCAATGTAACCGCAGACGAAATGTAATTTTTGCCTTCTTTAGTAGTGATGTGTAGTGTATAAGTGACATCTTTTAGTGCCTGAAATTCTATGTCAGAAAGGTATTCTCCTGTTGTAAGATCTTGTGAAAAATTAAAAACATTTCCATTACTAGCTTTAACAGTTACTGAAGCATTGTTTTCTATAACTACATTTAGATTTTCTAGAGTTGTTGTGCGGGATAATTTAATTATTTGTTGTTTTAGTTCGTTGGTAAGAGTGCTTTCTACAACTAAAATATTTTCAAAATCAATAGTTTTGATATCAAAAGGTTCTGTACAGCCTATTTGTATGAGGAGTATAGAAAATATCTGAATGTATAGTATTGCTGCCTTTTTCATAAATTTTCTAAAACTTAAAATTATACGTTATAGTTGGTATCGGAATCGAAAATATGGAAGTTTTATAGGCTTTTATTTGCTGATCATCGTTCACAAAAAATACTGAGTATGGATTATTTCTTCCTAATACATTATAAACAGATATATTAATAAAGCTATGCCCTAATTTTTTTAACTTATGATTCCCTTCTATATTGATACCTATATCTAGGCGGTAATAATCAGGAATTCGATATTGATTTCTATCACTATAAACTACTTGCTCTTGACCAGCTATTGTATATCTGCCAACGGGATAAGTAACCGGTCGTCCAGTTTGATATGTGAAATTGGTAGAAATGCTATATCGCTTTGTAAGTTTGTAATTTGCAACAAGTGAAAAATCATGTGGCTTATCATAATTTGCAGAAAAGAACTTGCCATTGTTAACTCGTTCTTGATAAATTTCACTGTCCAATTTAATTAATGCTCTAGAATAACTATAGCCAAAATATCCATTTAGTTTTCCTTTTGTTTTTTTAAATAAAAATTCTATTCCGTACGCCTTTCCTTCTCCTTGTAATAATTCAGTTTCAATATTTTTGTTGAGAATTAATTCTGCTCCAATTTTATAATCCAATATGTCATTCATTTTTTTATAATACCCCTCAAGACTAAATTCTAGGTTTTTATTTGTAATATTTTTGAATACTCCCAAAGAATATTGATTTGCTTGTTGTGGTCTTATATTACGATCAGAAAGTTTCCATATATCTGTAGGAGACATAGTCGTATTAGTAGATAGTAAATGTATATATTGAGAAGTTTTATTATAACTGCCTTTTATAGAAAATTCATTTCCTAGAAGATATCTTCCCGAAATACGATATTCTGGCATCCCATAAGTCTTTATGATTTCATTGTTGCCATATTCTTTAACTTCGATTATAGAGTTTTCATTAATAGGTTGATTAGCAGCATATATATTCTGAGTCGATTTTCCTAAAGCAGCATATAAAGAATATCTAAATCCAATTTCTAATAACAGTTTATCAGTTGCCTTATAAAGGTCTGAAAAATAAAATGCAGATTCCAACCCTTTTTCTCGTTCTATTATTTGTAGTTTGATATCAGAATTAACTCCTACAGGTTTGATTGTTCCAGGGTCTATAGTGTATAACTTACTACTCAATCCATAACTAAATTTATGTTTATTGTTTAAGGTGTAATTAAAATTCAATTTAGCTTGACTTTCATTAAGTTTATACCCAAAATCAAAATCCAAATTAGCATTAGCTTTATAAAGGATTTCATACTTATATTCACTGTTAACTAGAATTAAATTAGCTTTGCTTTTTTCGCTAAAACTACGATTCCATTTTAGAGAAATAAGCCTATTATTGTATTTGAAAATAGAATCTGAAGTAATACTAAACTTATCTTTGCTATAATAGAAAGTCCCTTGTAGAGAATTATTGGTGTTAATTTTGTGGTTATATTTTATAATACCATCATAAAAAGAAGCTTCGCTATTTTTTAAGGACTCTTCATCTAGATTCTTTAAAATATAATCAGAATACGTAGCACGTACACCTACAATCACTGAAGCTTTTTTCTTTACTATAGGGATTTCTCCCGCAAGATTAGCCGTAATAGGACCAATAGAGCCTTCTGCTGAAAGTTTTTCAGGAGTGTCCGATTTTGTTTCTATATCAAAAACTGATGACAATCGACCTCCATATTCTATGGGGATACTTGCTTTATAAATATTGATGTTTTTTGTTGTGAATGGATTAACAGCAGAAAAAAAACCTAAAAAATGTGATGGATTATATAGTACGGCATCATCGAGTAAAATAAGGTTTTGATCTGCTCGACCTCCTCGTACATTAAAGCCACTAGCTCCTTCACCTACTGTTTTTATACCGGGTAAAGTGGTAGCTACTTTTAAGATATCTCGTTCGCCTAATACTAGTGGTATTGTTTTAATAGATTCGGCTTCAATTTGGTTAGTTCCCATTAAAACTTCTTTTACATTGCTCCCTTTTTTGGATTCAATAAGTACTTCATCAAGAGTTTCAGTGTTTTCTTCTATTTTTAGATTGAAGGTACCATCATTGTATACGATCATATCTTGAATTGTTTTTCTATACCCTAATAAATTTGTTTCAAGTTGATTAAAACCATAGGATAGTTTAATAGAATAGAATCCGTTAGAATCAGATGTGGTATAAATAGATCTGTTAACAGTAAAAATAGATACTTCCTCAATAGGAACGTTGGTTTTTGAATCTTTAACATATCCAGAGACAGTAAAGGTTTTATTTCTTGTATTTGTATTTTGTTTTCCAATAGCAATCAAGTTTTTACTTTGTTTTGTAGCTTGAGATATGTATTCTTCTTGAAAAATAGGAGTGTTATTATCTAATGTTTTTTTTTCGTCAAATAAGCTATTGGGTAATTCTTGATAAATTATATTATTAAATAATAAAATAACTTTCTTGCCTTTTATAAAAAAGTTGATATTGGTTTTTTCTAGTATTCCTTTTAAAATGGTTTTTAGATCTGTCTGATCATATTTTTTTGATACAGTATGATTCTTAAGCCATTCTTCTTCAAAGTAAAAAAAAGTGTCAGTGGATCTTTCTAGATGTAAAATAGCTTCTTTTAAAGTTATGTTGTCGAATTCTATTGTTATAGCAGAATGATCTTGACCATTCATAGAATAAATAGACATCAAAAAAATAATTGTTAGTATACTTTTTTTCGTAATAGAAGATATGATTAATAAGTACTTATTCATTTAAATTCTCTAGTGTGCC
Proteins encoded:
- a CDS encoding carboxypeptidase-like regulatory domain-containing protein, which gives rise to MSIYSMNGQDHSAITIEFDNITLKEAILHLERSTDTFFYFEEEWLKNHTVSKKYDQTDLKTILKGILEKTNINFFIKGKKVILLFNNIIYQELPNSLFDEKKTLDNNTPIFQEEYISQATKQSKNLIAIGKQNTNTRNKTFTVSGYVKDSKTNVPIEEVSIFTVNRSIYTTSDSNGFYSIKLSYGFNQLETNLLGYRKTIQDMIVYNDGTFNLKIEENTETLDEVLIESKKGSNVKEVLMGTNQIEAESIKTIPLVLGERDILKVATTLPGIKTVGEGASGFNVRGGRADQNLILLDDAVLYNPSHFLGFFSAVNPFTTKNINIYKASIPIEYGGRLSSVFDIETKSDTPEKLSAEGSIGPITANLAGEIPIVKKKASVIVGVRATYSDYILKNLDEESLKNSEASFYDGIIKYNHKINTNNSLQGTFYYSKDKFSITSDSIFKYNNRLISLKWNRSFSEKSKANLILVNSEYKYEILYKANANLDFDFGYKLNESQAKLNFNYTLNNKHKFSYGLSSKLYTIDPGTIKPVGVNSDIKLQIIEREKGLESAFYFSDLYKATDKLLLEIGFRYSLYAALGKSTQNIYAANQPINENSIIEVKEYGNNEIIKTYGMPEYRISGRYLLGNEFSIKGSYNKTSQYIHLLSTNTTMSPTDIWKLSDRNIRPQQANQYSLGVFKNITNKNLEFSLEGYYKKMNDILDYKIGAELILNKNIETELLQGEGKAYGIEFLFKKTKGKLNGYFGYSYSRALIKLDSEIYQERVNNGKFFSANYDKPHDFSLVANYKLTKRYSISTNFTYQTGRPVTYPVGRYTIAGQEQVVYSDRNQYRIPDYYRLDIGINIEGNHKLKKLGHSFINISVYNVLGRNNPYSVFFVNDDQQIKAYKTSIFSIPIPTITYNFKF
- a CDS encoding DUF4249 domain-containing protein, translated to MKKAAILYIQIFSILLIQIGCTEPFDIKTIDFENILVVESTLTNELKQQIIKLSRTTTLENLNVVIENNASVTVKASNGNVFNFSQDLTTGEYLSDIEFQALKDVTYTLHITTKEGKNYISSAVTLPPTIEIDSLYSELISKDDQEGVQVFVNTSDPTKKTKYFKYEYEETYKVVAPFPSSYLAEIVNFEIINGDEKYDVHTTSRTPEEVCYSTVKSEGILQIATSNLNENEVFRFPIRFMNKNSGMLRDRYSILVKQYVQSPEAYIFYKTIKELGNTESLLSQNQPGYIVGNINMVTNSDEKVLGFFEVSSVTSKRIYFNYTDFGVEKPPYLIEDCESPLRLDYRKTGTKRNEDGSLEPNDRANIRISIRRYNYQIIYFHHPFYHIIKQECSVCTSISSNVKPDFWED